Proteins encoded within one genomic window of Streptomyces rubradiris:
- a CDS encoding class I SAM-dependent methyltransferase, whose protein sequence is MTDNTTAGSPASDTSLPGDGYVGDPAVRAEWDNRYADRQQLWSGRPNGALVAEVAGLTPGRVLDVGCGEGADAVWLARGGWDVTALDVSGVALERAAGHARDAGVTVRWVHAALTEAALPPASFDLVSAQYPALLRTPEAAAERALLAAVAPGGVLLLVHHAGMDTQQAHDSGFDPADYVWPSMVAALLTDDWEVEVNEQRPRVAPDGGAGAHHTDDLVLRARRLR, encoded by the coding sequence GTGACCGACAACACCACAGCGGGATCGCCCGCGTCTGACACTTCCCTGCCTGGCGACGGATACGTCGGAGACCCCGCGGTGCGGGCGGAGTGGGACAACCGATACGCCGACCGACAACAGTTGTGGAGCGGCCGGCCCAACGGTGCGCTCGTGGCCGAGGTCGCCGGGCTCACGCCCGGGCGGGTGCTCGACGTCGGCTGCGGCGAGGGCGCGGACGCCGTCTGGCTCGCGCGCGGCGGCTGGGACGTGACCGCGCTCGATGTCTCGGGTGTGGCACTGGAGCGGGCGGCCGGGCACGCGCGGGACGCAGGCGTCACCGTTCGCTGGGTACACGCCGCGCTGACGGAGGCGGCGCTCCCGCCGGCCTCCTTCGACTTGGTCTCCGCGCAGTATCCAGCCCTGCTGCGCACCCCCGAGGCCGCAGCCGAGCGAGCGCTGCTCGCGGCCGTCGCGCCCGGCGGCGTGCTGCTGCTCGTACACCACGCGGGGATGGACACTCAGCAGGCGCACGACAGCGGCTTCGACCCGGCTGACTACGTCTGGCCCTCGATGGTCGCCGCCCTGCTCACCGACGACTGGGAGGTGGAGGTGAACGAGCAGCGACCACGCGTGGCACCCGACGGTGGCGCCGGCGCCCACCATACTGACGACCTGGTGCTGCGTGCCCGACGGCTGCGCTGA
- a CDS encoding DUF6193 family natural product biosynthesis protein has product MDTTPSGQELVEAGWQKVRDDGRVRPELLEAAYAEPRLRRLFPWTGMGELHFSRCTEPPWTWDIPYVQPAVDDGYWVSGPLRSETVGPAATPQEAIAMVIERLPPNAGPAFAGTPAELAAHEATASTTAAGSRNAGHSAN; this is encoded by the coding sequence ATGGACACGACACCATCGGGTCAGGAACTGGTCGAAGCAGGTTGGCAGAAGGTCCGCGACGATGGGCGCGTGCGTCCGGAGTTGCTCGAAGCCGCCTATGCCGAACCCCGCCTACGCCGGCTGTTCCCGTGGACCGGAATGGGAGAGTTGCACTTCAGCCGCTGCACAGAGCCGCCATGGACATGGGACATTCCTTACGTCCAGCCCGCGGTAGACGACGGCTACTGGGTCTCCGGCCCGCTGCGCAGCGAGACCGTCGGGCCGGCCGCGACCCCGCAGGAGGCCATCGCGATGGTGATCGAGCGCCTCCCTCCGAACGCTGGACCCGCTTTCGCCGGGACCCCCGCGGAACTCGCAGCCCACGAAGCCACGGCCTCGACCACGGCCGCCGGGTCCCGGAACGCCGGCCACTCCGCGAACTGA
- a CDS encoding GNAT family N-acetyltransferase: protein MSVETEVVHEATDEVVEAFARLLPQLSSKAKPLDHEAVGRLTGASTNTLLVARVEGVIVGTLTLVMSPLPTGLRAHVEDVVVDAAARGHGVGKVLIDKALGLAAAAGARTVDLTSRPSREAANRLYERTGFRRRESTVYRVTLD from the coding sequence ATGAGCGTTGAGACCGAGGTCGTTCACGAGGCGACCGATGAAGTGGTGGAGGCGTTCGCTCGTCTCCTTCCGCAGCTGTCGTCCAAGGCCAAACCCCTGGACCATGAAGCAGTGGGGAGATTGACGGGTGCCAGCACCAACACGTTGCTGGTGGCCCGTGTCGAGGGCGTGATCGTCGGGACGTTGACGCTGGTGATGTCACCCTTGCCGACCGGCCTGCGGGCTCACGTCGAGGACGTAGTGGTCGATGCCGCCGCCCGTGGCCACGGGGTCGGCAAGGTCCTGATCGACAAGGCCCTCGGACTGGCCGCGGCCGCAGGGGCTCGAACCGTCGACCTCACCTCCCGCCCTTCGCGAGAGGCCGCGAACCGCTTGTATGAGCGGACTGGTTTTCGACGGAGAGAGTCCACTGTCTACCGAGTCACCCTGGACTGA
- a CDS encoding PhzF family phenazine biosynthesis protein, whose amino-acid sequence MRIRIVDAFTDRPFTGNPAGVLLLDDVFPDDDWLQNVAMEVNHAETAFAHPLPEGGDADWALRWFTPVTEVAMCGHATLAMAHVLHTTGAHEGPVRFATRSGVLIATPGADGSLTLDFPTAPLTQAEVPAGVAEALGAQPLAAFDTGPDVGDLLVELADEKTVLGLSPDHKALGAYSARGLIATARAEDAARGYDYVSRCFFPNVGIDEDPVTGSAHTALAPYWSPRLGSDDLTGLQASRRTGLVRTGLRGARTLLTGRAVTVIEGDLRA is encoded by the coding sequence ATGCGCATTCGAATCGTGGACGCTTTCACCGACCGCCCGTTCACCGGCAACCCGGCCGGAGTCCTGCTCCTGGACGATGTCTTCCCGGACGACGACTGGCTCCAGAACGTCGCCATGGAGGTGAACCACGCGGAGACGGCGTTCGCCCACCCACTGCCCGAAGGCGGTGACGCCGACTGGGCGTTGCGCTGGTTCACCCCCGTCACCGAGGTCGCCATGTGCGGGCACGCCACCCTCGCGATGGCTCACGTCCTGCACACCACCGGCGCCCACGAAGGTCCGGTGCGGTTCGCCACCCGCAGTGGCGTGCTGATCGCCACCCCCGGCGCGGACGGCTCGCTCACCCTGGACTTCCCGACCGCCCCGCTCACCCAAGCCGAAGTGCCGGCCGGGGTCGCCGAGGCGCTCGGCGCGCAGCCGCTCGCCGCCTTCGACACCGGGCCCGACGTCGGCGACCTGCTGGTGGAACTGGCCGACGAGAAGACCGTCCTCGGGCTCTCCCCCGACCACAAGGCCCTCGGCGCCTACTCCGCGCGCGGCCTGATCGCCACGGCCCGCGCCGAGGATGCCGCCCGCGGCTACGACTACGTCTCCCGCTGCTTCTTCCCCAACGTCGGCATCGACGAGGACCCGGTGACCGGCAGCGCCCACACCGCGCTCGCCCCGTACTGGTCGCCCCGGCTCGGCAGTGACGACCTCACCGGGCTCCAGGCCTCCCGCCGTACCGGACTGGTCCGTACCGGACTGCGCGGTGCGCGGACGTTGCTCACCGGCCGCGCGGTGACGGTCATCGAGGGCGACCTGCGCGCCTGA
- a CDS encoding CPBP family intramembrane glutamic endopeptidase codes for MQVEADTVADSPARARDPRRTLRDETLLVLALSLGASGVSALISFIGSVTKPGGLKDQAATLNASAAPGRPWLDLAWQLFGIATALVPVALVAHLLLREGASLRVLGFDRTRPWPDLARGAGVAAVIGSTGIAFYLAARGLGFNLTVVPEALPDVWWKYPVLILSAVQNAVLEEVIVVGYLLRRLGQLGWGPGAALLAGAVLRGSYHLYQGIGGFLGNVAMGVVFVWLYRRWGRVGPLVVAHSLLDIGAFVGYALLAGKVGWLPTA; via the coding sequence GTGCAGGTGGAGGCTGACACGGTGGCCGATTCCCCGGCGCGGGCACGCGACCCGCGGCGGACGCTGCGGGACGAGACGCTGCTCGTGCTGGCGCTCTCCCTCGGGGCGAGCGGGGTGTCCGCGCTGATCAGCTTCATCGGCTCGGTCACCAAACCGGGCGGCCTCAAGGACCAGGCGGCCACCCTCAACGCCTCCGCCGCGCCGGGCCGCCCCTGGCTGGACCTGGCCTGGCAGCTCTTCGGCATCGCCACCGCGCTGGTCCCCGTGGCCCTCGTCGCCCACCTGCTGCTGCGCGAGGGCGCGAGCCTGCGCGTCCTCGGGTTCGACCGCACCCGCCCCTGGCCCGACCTGGCCAGGGGCGCCGGGGTCGCGGCCGTCATCGGCAGCACCGGCATCGCCTTCTACCTGGCCGCCCGCGGCCTCGGCTTCAACCTCACCGTCGTACCCGAGGCACTGCCGGACGTCTGGTGGAAGTACCCGGTGCTCATCCTGTCGGCGGTGCAGAACGCGGTCCTCGAAGAGGTCATCGTCGTCGGCTATCTGCTGCGCAGGCTGGGCCAGTTGGGCTGGGGCCCGGGCGCCGCCCTGCTGGCCGGCGCGGTCCTGCGCGGCTCGTACCACCTCTACCAGGGCATCGGCGGCTTCCTCGGCAACGTGGCCATGGGCGTGGTGTTCGTCTGGCTGTACCGCCGCTGGGGGCGCGTCGGCCCGCTGGTCGTCGCGCACTCCCTGCTCGACATCGGGGCGTTCGTCGGCTACGCCCTCCTCGCGGGCAAGGTGGGCTGGCTGCCGACGGCCTGA
- a CDS encoding glutamate--cysteine ligase: MGEKVAAGQFDLSDRQRYREKLQKCLTGLERLLREKRFDRPKNLMGVEIELNLAGPDGMPKMLNGEVLERIASRDFQTELAMFNLEVNIAPHRLGGRVFDRLAEELRTSLAYADRKAGEVDAGIVMIGILPTLDRDDLVSSNLSEVDRYTLLNDQIVAARGEDFRLDIDGVEHLVCTSKSIVPEAACTSVQLHLQVTPARFADVWNAAQAASAAQIAMGANSPFLFGHELWRESRPPLFQQSTDTRPPELQAQGVRPRTWFGERWISSAYDLFEENLRYFPALLPICDDEEPLEIIEAGGVPRLGELVLHNGTVYRWNRPVYGIADGLPHLRVENRVLPAGPTITDVIANAAFYYGLVRALAEESRPVWTRLPFAAAEANFDAACRYGIDARFVWPRRGRYGGTGEVDAVTLVRDELLPLAAAGLDAWGVEAADRDLYLGVIEERCRRRVNGASWQAATFHRALERGLSREAALAATTRRYAELMHGGEPVHTWPVGLPEPVPLG; this comes from the coding sequence ATGGGGGAAAAGGTCGCGGCGGGGCAGTTCGACCTGTCCGATCGCCAGCGCTATCGCGAAAAGCTCCAGAAGTGTCTGACGGGACTGGAGCGATTGCTGCGGGAGAAGCGATTCGACCGCCCCAAGAATCTCATGGGGGTGGAGATAGAATTGAATCTCGCCGGGCCCGACGGTATGCCGAAAATGTTGAACGGTGAGGTACTGGAACGCATAGCGAGCCGTGATTTCCAAACAGAACTCGCCATGTTCAACCTTGAAGTGAACATAGCGCCCCACCGGCTGGGCGGGCGGGTGTTCGACCGGCTCGCCGAGGAACTGCGCACCTCGCTCGCCTACGCCGACCGCAAGGCCGGCGAGGTGGACGCCGGCATCGTGATGATCGGCATCCTGCCCACCCTCGACCGGGACGACCTGGTCTCCTCCAACCTCTCCGAGGTCGACCGCTACACCCTCCTCAACGACCAGATCGTCGCCGCCCGCGGCGAGGACTTCCGGCTCGACATCGACGGCGTGGAACACCTCGTCTGCACGTCCAAGTCGATCGTGCCCGAGGCCGCGTGCACCTCGGTGCAGCTGCACCTCCAGGTCACCCCGGCCCGGTTCGCGGACGTGTGGAACGCGGCCCAGGCGGCGAGCGCCGCGCAGATCGCCATGGGCGCCAACTCGCCGTTCCTCTTCGGGCACGAACTGTGGCGCGAGTCCCGGCCCCCGCTGTTCCAGCAGTCCACCGACACCCGGCCGCCCGAGTTGCAGGCACAGGGCGTCCGGCCGCGGACCTGGTTCGGCGAGCGATGGATCTCCTCGGCGTACGACCTGTTCGAGGAGAACCTGCGTTACTTCCCGGCGCTGCTGCCGATCTGCGACGACGAGGAACCGCTGGAGATCATCGAGGCCGGCGGAGTGCCCCGGCTCGGCGAACTCGTGCTGCACAACGGCACGGTCTACCGCTGGAACCGGCCGGTGTACGGCATCGCGGACGGCCTGCCGCATCTGCGCGTGGAGAACCGGGTGCTGCCCGCCGGGCCGACCATCACCGACGTCATCGCCAACGCGGCCTTCTACTACGGCCTGGTCCGGGCGCTCGCCGAGGAGTCCCGGCCGGTGTGGACACGGCTGCCGTTCGCCGCGGCCGAGGCGAACTTCGACGCGGCCTGCCGGTACGGGATCGACGCCCGCTTCGTCTGGCCCCGGCGGGGACGCTACGGCGGCACGGGCGAGGTCGACGCGGTGACACTGGTCCGCGACGAGTTGCTGCCGCTCGCCGCGGCCGGGCTGGACGCGTGGGGCGTGGAGGCCGCCGACCGGGACCTCTACCTGGGCGTGATCGAGGAACGCTGCCGCCGCCGGGTCAACGGGGCGTCCTGGCAGGCGGCCACCTTCCACCGGGCGCTGGAGAGGGGCCTGTCCCGCGAGGCGGCCCTGGCGGCGACGACCCGCCGGTACGCCGAGCTGATGCACGGCGGGGAACCGGTCCACACCTGGCCGGTGGGCTTGCCGGAGCCGGTACCGCTGGGGTGA
- a CDS encoding DUF5999 family protein, giving the protein MCQHQPPCPPAESADRESARLVAHHPEQGWSLLCNGVLLFEDTGELLPDGRIIAPHRPLGAEQVMTAA; this is encoded by the coding sequence ATGTGCCAGCACCAGCCGCCGTGCCCGCCAGCCGAATCCGCCGACCGGGAGTCCGCCCGCCTCGTGGCGCACCACCCGGAGCAGGGCTGGAGCCTGCTGTGCAACGGCGTCCTGCTCTTCGAGGACACCGGTGAGCTGCTGCCCGACGGCCGCATCATCGCCCCGCACCGCCCGCTCGGAGCGGAGCAGGTGATGACCGCCGCCTGA
- a CDS encoding APC family permease has protein sequence MATTERPPSTGRLRAWMLEGLSDLAKQHPGPHAEPEPAHKGQRWWRVMCLTGVDYFSTLGYQPGIAALAAGLLSPVATIVLVVVTLAGALPVYRRVAEESPRGEGSIAMLERLLSFWKGKLFVLTLLGFAATDFLITITLSAADASTHLVENPHLTQALQGKQMLITLFLVALLGAVFLKGFLEAIGVAVALVGVYLLLNLVVVITGLWHVVTAGHVITDWSGALTEEHGNVFVMIGVALIVFPKLALGLSGFETGVAVMPHVQGDPGDTDERPAGRIRDTKKLLTTAALVMSCFLITTSFITTLLIPEREFKPGGDANGRALAYLAHEYLGNAFGTVYDVSTIAILWFAGASAMAGLLNLMPRYLPRYGMAPHWARAVRPMVVVFTLVAFLVTWIFDANVDKQGGAYATGVLVLISSAAIAVTIAARKAGQRGWTLAFGAISAVFLYTTVVNVIERPDGVKIGACFIVGIMLISLLSRLARAFELRVTHVTLDPMAERFVRDMAHRRIRFIANKPGRRDQAEYRDKAEQIRADNDMPEQEDFVFVEVTVTDPSEFEAGLAVRGEVLHDRYRVLTLESSSIPNALAALLLHVRDATGRTPHIYFEWTEGNPFANFLRFFLFGQGEVAPVTREVLRVAEPDRERRPRVHTG, from the coding sequence ATGGCCACGACCGAACGCCCTCCCAGTACCGGCCGCCTGCGCGCCTGGATGCTGGAGGGGCTGTCCGACCTGGCCAAGCAGCATCCGGGCCCGCACGCCGAGCCGGAGCCCGCCCACAAGGGCCAGCGCTGGTGGCGGGTGATGTGTCTGACCGGCGTCGACTACTTCTCCACCCTCGGTTACCAGCCGGGCATCGCGGCCCTGGCGGCCGGCCTGCTGTCCCCGGTGGCCACCATCGTGCTGGTCGTCGTCACGCTGGCCGGCGCCCTGCCGGTCTACCGGCGCGTGGCCGAGGAGAGCCCGCGCGGCGAGGGGTCCATCGCGATGCTGGAGCGGCTGCTCTCCTTCTGGAAGGGCAAGCTGTTCGTCCTCACCCTGCTGGGCTTCGCGGCGACCGACTTCCTGATCACCATCACGCTCTCGGCCGCCGACGCCTCCACCCACCTGGTGGAGAACCCGCATCTGACGCAAGCCCTCCAGGGCAAGCAGATGCTGATCACCCTGTTCCTGGTGGCGCTGCTCGGCGCGGTGTTCCTCAAGGGCTTCCTGGAGGCCATCGGCGTCGCCGTCGCCCTGGTCGGCGTCTATCTCCTGCTCAACCTCGTCGTCGTGATCACCGGCCTGTGGCACGTCGTCACCGCCGGGCATGTGATCACCGACTGGAGCGGTGCCCTGACCGAGGAGCACGGCAACGTCTTCGTGATGATCGGCGTGGCGCTGATCGTCTTCCCGAAACTCGCCCTCGGCCTGTCCGGCTTCGAGACCGGCGTCGCCGTCATGCCGCACGTCCAGGGCGACCCGGGTGACACCGACGAGCGGCCGGCCGGCCGGATCCGGGACACCAAGAAGCTGCTGACCACCGCCGCGCTGGTGATGAGCTGCTTCCTGATCACCACCAGCTTCATCACGACGCTGCTCATCCCGGAGCGGGAGTTCAAGCCGGGCGGCGACGCCAACGGCCGCGCGCTCGCCTATCTCGCGCACGAGTACCTCGGCAACGCCTTCGGCACGGTGTACGACGTCTCGACGATCGCCATCCTGTGGTTCGCGGGCGCCTCCGCCATGGCCGGACTGCTCAACCTGATGCCGCGCTACCTGCCCCGCTACGGCATGGCCCCGCACTGGGCCCGGGCGGTACGCCCGATGGTCGTCGTCTTCACCCTGGTCGCCTTCCTGGTGACGTGGATCTTCGACGCCAACGTCGACAAGCAGGGCGGCGCCTACGCCACCGGTGTGCTGGTGCTGATCAGCTCCGCCGCGATCGCGGTGACCATCGCCGCGCGCAAGGCGGGCCAGCGCGGCTGGACCCTGGCGTTCGGGGCGATCTCGGCGGTGTTCCTCTACACGACCGTGGTGAACGTCATCGAGCGTCCGGACGGTGTGAAGATCGGTGCCTGCTTCATCGTCGGGATCATGCTGATATCGCTGCTGTCCCGGCTGGCCCGCGCCTTCGAGCTGCGCGTGACCCACGTGACGCTCGACCCGATGGCGGAGCGGTTCGTCCGGGACATGGCCCACCGGCGCATCCGTTTCATCGCCAACAAGCCGGGGCGGCGGGACCAGGCCGAGTACCGGGACAAGGCCGAGCAGATCAGGGCCGACAACGACATGCCGGAGCAGGAGGACTTCGTCTTCGTCGAGGTCACGGTCACCGACCCGTCCGAGTTCGAGGCGGGGCTGGCCGTGCGCGGCGAGGTGCTGCACGACCGCTACCGGGTGCTGACGCTGGAGTCCTCCTCCATCCCGAACGCCCTCGCCGCGCTGCTGCTGCACGTCCGGGACGCCACGGGCCGCACCCCGCACATCTACTTCGAGTGGACCGAGGGCAATCCGTTCGCCAACTTCCTCCGTTTCTTCCTCTTCGGCCAGGGCGAGGTCGCCCCGGTCACCCGTGAGGTGCTGCGCGTGGCGGAACCGGACCGGGAACGCCGCCCGCGGGTACACACCGGCTGA
- a CDS encoding TOBE domain-containing protein has protein sequence MQSYTIGQAARLLGVSPDTARRWADAGRVATHRDESGRRLIDGRDLAAFSVELAKGDSGEEEASYTSVRNAFPGIVTAIKLGDVAAQVEIQAGPHRLVSLLTREAVEELGLEVGMEATARVKSTNVHIDRV, from the coding sequence ATGCAGTCCTACACGATCGGCCAGGCCGCGCGGCTGCTCGGCGTCAGCCCCGACACCGCCCGCCGCTGGGCCGACGCCGGCCGGGTGGCCACCCACCGCGACGAGTCCGGGCGCCGGCTCATCGACGGCAGGGACCTCGCCGCGTTCTCCGTCGAACTCGCCAAGGGTGACAGCGGCGAGGAAGAGGCCTCGTACACCTCCGTCCGCAACGCCTTCCCCGGCATCGTCACCGCGATCAAGCTCGGCGACGTCGCCGCCCAGGTGGAGATCCAGGCGGGCCCGCACCGGCTGGTCTCGCTGCTGACCCGGGAAGCCGTGGAGGAACTGGGCCTGGAGGTCGGCATGGAGGCCACCGCGCGCGTGAAGTCGACGAACGTGCACATCGACCGCGTCTGA
- the modA gene encoding molybdate ABC transporter substrate-binding protein, whose protein sequence is MTRSVRRTRRMLRLAGAGAAAALALSACSSSSDSSDSSGESGSTGASASPKLSGTVTVFAAASLKEGFTTLGEEFEHRHPGTKVSFSFGGSDTLAASITGGAPADVFAAASAKTMKTVTDAGAASGTPVTFVRNQLEIATRPGNPAKVSSLKDLTKSGLKVVLCDKTVPCGSAARKALDAAKVKLTPVSYEQDVKSALNKVELDEADAAVVYKTDVKAAKGKVQGVEFPESAGAVNDYPITVLKNGRNAEAAQAFIALVRSADGQKVLGEAGFLKP, encoded by the coding sequence ATGACCCGTTCCGTGCGCCGGACCCGGCGGATGCTGCGACTGGCCGGTGCCGGAGCCGCCGCCGCGCTGGCCCTGAGCGCCTGTTCCTCCTCATCGGACTCATCGGACTCGTCCGGGGAGTCCGGCTCCACGGGCGCGTCGGCTTCCCCGAAGCTGTCCGGCACGGTCACCGTGTTCGCCGCCGCCTCCCTGAAGGAGGGCTTCACGACCCTGGGCGAGGAGTTCGAGCACCGGCACCCCGGGACCAAGGTCAGCTTCAGCTTCGGCGGCAGCGACACCCTTGCCGCGAGCATCACCGGCGGCGCCCCCGCCGACGTCTTCGCCGCCGCCAGCGCCAAGACGATGAAGACCGTGACGGACGCGGGAGCGGCGTCCGGCACCCCGGTCACCTTCGTGCGCAACCAGCTGGAGATCGCCACCCGGCCGGGCAACCCCGCGAAGGTGTCCTCCCTGAAGGACCTCACCAAGTCCGGGCTGAAGGTCGTCCTGTGCGACAAGACCGTGCCCTGCGGCTCCGCCGCGCGCAAGGCCCTGGACGCCGCCAAGGTCAAGCTCACCCCGGTCTCCTACGAGCAGGACGTCAAGAGCGCCCTGAACAAGGTGGAACTGGACGAGGCGGACGCCGCGGTCGTCTACAAGACCGATGTGAAGGCCGCGAAGGGCAAGGTGCAGGGCGTGGAGTTCCCCGAGTCCGCCGGCGCCGTCAACGACTACCCGATCACCGTGCTGAAGAACGGGCGGAACGCCGAGGCGGCCCAGGCGTTCATCGCCCTCGTGCGGTCCGCCGACGGCCAGAAGGTGCTGGGCGAGGCCGGGTTCCTCAAGCCGTGA
- the modB gene encoding molybdate ABC transporter permease subunit, with protein MTSPDKPGVAAGRRTGRPRRRRAGAGGRRGVPLPLLLPGLLALAFLLLPLLALLVRAPWRSLPDQLGSTEVWQALQLSLISATAATAVSLVLGVPLAWLLARTDFPGRGLVRALVTLPLVLPPVVGGVALLLALGRNGVVGRWLDAWFGVTLPFTTTGVVIAEAFVAMPFLVISVEGTLRAADPRYEEAATTLGASRFTAFRRVTLPLIAPGIAAGAVLAWARALGEFGATITFAGNFPGRTQTMPLSVYLALQNDPEAAIALSLVLLTVSIAVLAALRDRWMTTP; from the coding sequence GTGACCTCGCCCGACAAGCCCGGCGTCGCGGCCGGCCGCCGCACGGGCCGGCCGCGACGCCGCCGCGCCGGCGCGGGGGGCCGCCGCGGGGTGCCGTTGCCGCTGCTGCTGCCGGGCCTGCTGGCGCTGGCGTTCCTGCTGCTGCCGCTGCTCGCGCTGCTCGTCCGCGCGCCCTGGCGCTCCTTGCCGGATCAGCTGGGCAGCACCGAGGTGTGGCAGGCGCTCCAGCTGTCGCTGATCAGTGCCACCGCGGCGACCGCCGTGAGCCTCGTCCTCGGCGTGCCGCTGGCCTGGCTGCTGGCCCGTACGGACTTCCCCGGCCGTGGCCTGGTACGGGCCCTGGTCACCCTGCCGCTGGTGCTGCCGCCGGTCGTCGGCGGTGTGGCGCTGCTGCTGGCCCTGGGCCGCAACGGGGTCGTCGGGCGGTGGCTGGACGCGTGGTTCGGGGTCACGCTGCCGTTCACCACCACCGGGGTCGTGATCGCGGAGGCGTTCGTGGCGATGCCGTTCCTGGTGATCAGCGTCGAGGGCACCCTGCGCGCCGCCGACCCGCGCTACGAGGAGGCGGCCACCACGCTCGGCGCGTCCCGCTTCACCGCGTTCCGCCGGGTCACGCTGCCGCTGATCGCGCCCGGCATCGCGGCCGGCGCGGTGCTGGCCTGGGCGCGGGCGCTCGGCGAGTTCGGCGCGACGATCACCTTCGCGGGCAACTTCCCCGGCCGCACGCAGACCATGCCCCTCTCGGTCTACCTCGCCCTCCAGAACGACCCGGAGGCCGCCATCGCCCTCAGCCTCGTGCTGCTCACCGTGTCGATCGCGGTCCTGGCAGCCCTCAGGGACCGCTGGATGACAACCCCATGA
- a CDS encoding ABC transporter ATP-binding protein produces the protein MTHTDPHPDKQPANSATPAPPEPARPSGPAPADVAPPPAAGLDARLVVDRPGFRLDITLTAAPGEVVALLGPNGAGKTTALRALAGLAPLTDGHLHLDGTPLEHTPPESRPVGVVFQDYLLFPHLSALDNVAFGPRCQGVGKAEARTQAAAWLDRMGLADHAATKPRRLSGGQAQRVALARALATRPRLLLLDEPLAALDARTRLEVRAGLRRHLAEFEAVSVLVTHDPLDAMVLADRLVVVEHGRVVQQGAPADIARHPRTDYIARLVGLNLYRGQAAGHTVRLDAGPAVTTTEELSGPAFVAFPPSAVTLFRDRPSGVSARNLWRCEVSGLETHGDRIRADLTGELPLAADLTTVAAAELDLRPGTPVWATVKATQTHAYPA, from the coding sequence ATGACCCACACCGACCCCCACCCCGACAAGCAACCCGCCAACAGCGCCACTCCCGCCCCGCCCGAGCCCGCACGCCCATCCGGACCCGCACCGGCCGATGTCGCTCCGCCCCCGGCCGCCGGCCTCGACGCCCGCCTCGTGGTCGACCGCCCCGGCTTCCGTCTGGACATCACCCTGACGGCCGCCCCCGGCGAGGTCGTGGCACTCCTCGGCCCCAACGGCGCCGGCAAGACCACCGCCCTGCGCGCCCTCGCGGGCCTCGCCCCGCTCACGGACGGCCACCTGCACCTGGACGGCACCCCCCTGGAGCACACGCCCCCCGAGTCCCGTCCGGTCGGTGTCGTCTTCCAGGACTACCTGCTCTTCCCCCACCTGTCCGCCCTGGACAACGTCGCCTTCGGCCCCCGCTGCCAGGGCGTGGGCAAGGCCGAGGCCCGCACCCAGGCGGCGGCCTGGCTGGACCGCATGGGCCTCGCCGACCACGCGGCCACCAAGCCACGCCGGCTGTCCGGCGGCCAGGCCCAGCGCGTGGCCCTCGCCCGCGCCCTCGCCACCCGCCCCCGCCTGCTGCTCCTGGACGAGCCGCTGGCGGCCCTGGACGCCCGTACCCGCCTGGAGGTCCGCGCCGGGCTCCGCCGCCATCTGGCCGAGTTCGAGGCGGTCTCCGTACTGGTCACGCACGACCCGCTGGACGCCATGGTGCTCGCGGACCGCCTGGTGGTCGTGGAGCACGGCCGGGTCGTACAGCAGGGCGCCCCCGCCGACATCGCCCGGCACCCGCGCACCGACTACATCGCCCGGCTCGTCGGCCTCAACCTCTACCGGGGACAGGCCGCGGGGCACACCGTACGGCTCGACGCCGGGCCGGCGGTCACGACGACGGAGGAGCTGTCCGGGCCGGCCTTCGTGGCGTTTCCGCCGTCCGCCGTGACCCTGTTCCGGGACCGGCCCTCCGGCGTGAGCGCCCGCAACCTGTGGCGCTGCGAGGTCAGCGGCCTGGAGACGCACGGCGACCGGATCCGCGCCGACCTCACCGGCGAACTCCCGCTCGCCGCGGACCTGACGACGGTGGCCGCCGCCGAACTGGACCTGCGCCCCGGTACACCGGTCTGGGCGACGGTGAAGGCGACCCAGACCCACGCATACCCGGCCTGA
- a CDS encoding TOBE domain-containing protein: MTLSIRNQLPGTVTEVHAGQVMATVEVRLDGGPHLLAAITLEAAEQLSLAPGRPVHALVKSTEVALAARQAEGLSIRNRFPGTVTEVRPGEVMASVKIATAVGELTAVITTDAVADLGLFVGSEVIALIKATEVALSAP, from the coding sequence ATGACCCTGAGCATCCGCAACCAGCTGCCCGGCACCGTCACCGAGGTCCACGCAGGCCAGGTCATGGCCACCGTCGAGGTCCGGCTGGACGGCGGCCCGCACCTGCTGGCCGCCATCACCCTGGAGGCCGCCGAGCAGCTCTCCCTCGCGCCCGGCCGGCCCGTGCACGCCCTGGTCAAGTCCACCGAGGTCGCCCTCGCCGCACGCCAGGCCGAGGGGCTGTCCATCCGCAACCGGTTCCCCGGCACCGTCACCGAGGTCCGCCCGGGCGAGGTCATGGCCTCCGTGAAGATCGCCACGGCCGTCGGCGAACTCACCGCCGTCATCACCACGGACGCGGTCGCCGACCTCGGCCTCTTCGTGGGCTCGGAGGTCATCGCCCTGATCAAGGCGACCGAGGTCGCACTGTCGGCCCCTTAG